Proteins co-encoded in one Lates calcarifer isolate ASB-BC8 unplaced genomic scaffold, TLL_Latcal_v3 _unitig_6_quiver_1631, whole genome shotgun sequence genomic window:
- the LOC108879676 gene encoding interferon-induced protein 44 isoform X2, whose translation MGSALSAQPWRELPANNQDNLDFVKFYNPRKENVKHLRILLHGPAGAAKSCFINSVDSILRERSTGRALTDAISGSSFTQKYKTYKFEKNPGSFYSFVFNDVMGFEKNANRGVHVEDIKLVLKGHVTEGYKFDPEHQLTEDNPGYKTAPTVEDRVHVVVSVVSAGSVSLITEDVVRKMRDVRLAASEMGIPQLAILTKVDEACPEVKANIKNIYKSKYLKEQVEKFHLLLGIPLNCIFLVKNYDKEFKTDDDISAPILLALKQMIYYGEDYLNSL comes from the exons ATGGGATCAG CACTTTCTGCACAGCCATGGAGGGAGCTGCCAGC AAATAATCAGGACAATCTtgattttgtgaaattttataACCCTCGAAAAGAAAACGTCAAACATCTCAGGATTCTGCTTCATGGACCAGCTGGTGCTGCCAAGTCCTGTTTCATCAACTCTGTTGACAGTATTTTACGAGAAAGAAGTACCGGTCGAGCTCTGACAGATGCAATCTCTGGCAGCAGCTTTACCCAAAAA TACAAAACttacaaatttgaaaaaaaccCTGGGAGTTTCTACTCTTTTGTTTTCAATGACGTCATGGGGTTTGAGAAAAACGCTAACAGAGGCGTCCATGTGGAAGACATCAAACTTGTCCTGAAAGGACATGTGACAGAAGGTTACAAG TTTGACCCTGAACATCAACTGACTGAGGACAACCCAGGCTACAAAACAGCTCCCACAGTGGAAGACAGAGTTCACGTTGtggtttctgttgtttctgccGGCTCAGTATCTCTAATAACTGAAGACGTTGTGAGGAAGATGAGAGACGTCAGACTGGCAGCCAGTGAAATGG GGATTCCCCAACTGGCTATTCTCACCAAAGTTGATGAAGCCTGTCCAGAGGTCAaagcaaatattaaaaatatctaTAAGAGCAAGTACCTGAAGGAACAG GTTGAAAAATTCCACTTGTTGCTGGGTATTCCCCTCAACTGCATCTTCCTTGTGAAGAATTATGATAAGGAATTCAAAACAGATGATGACATTTCTGCTCCGATACTCCTCGCACTAAAGCAGATGATTTACTATGGAGAAGACTATCTCAACAGCCTGTAG
- the LOC108879676 gene encoding interferon-induced protein 44 isoform X1, translating into MLMYVICLSALSAQPWRELPANNQDNLDFVKFYNPRKENVKHLRILLHGPAGAAKSCFINSVDSILRERSTGRALTDAISGSSFTQKYKTYKFEKNPGSFYSFVFNDVMGFEKNANRGVHVEDIKLVLKGHVTEGYKFDPEHQLTEDNPGYKTAPTVEDRVHVVVSVVSAGSVSLITEDVVRKMRDVRLAASEMGIPQLAILTKVDEACPEVKANIKNIYKSKYLKEQVEKFHLLLGIPLNCIFLVKNYDKEFKTDDDISAPILLALKQMIYYGEDYLNSL; encoded by the exons ATGTTAATGTATGTTATTTGTCTTTCAGCACTTTCTGCACAGCCATGGAGGGAGCTGCCAGC AAATAATCAGGACAATCTtgattttgtgaaattttataACCCTCGAAAAGAAAACGTCAAACATCTCAGGATTCTGCTTCATGGACCAGCTGGTGCTGCCAAGTCCTGTTTCATCAACTCTGTTGACAGTATTTTACGAGAAAGAAGTACCGGTCGAGCTCTGACAGATGCAATCTCTGGCAGCAGCTTTACCCAAAAA TACAAAACttacaaatttgaaaaaaaccCTGGGAGTTTCTACTCTTTTGTTTTCAATGACGTCATGGGGTTTGAGAAAAACGCTAACAGAGGCGTCCATGTGGAAGACATCAAACTTGTCCTGAAAGGACATGTGACAGAAGGTTACAAG TTTGACCCTGAACATCAACTGACTGAGGACAACCCAGGCTACAAAACAGCTCCCACAGTGGAAGACAGAGTTCACGTTGtggtttctgttgtttctgccGGCTCAGTATCTCTAATAACTGAAGACGTTGTGAGGAAGATGAGAGACGTCAGACTGGCAGCCAGTGAAATGG GGATTCCCCAACTGGCTATTCTCACCAAAGTTGATGAAGCCTGTCCAGAGGTCAaagcaaatattaaaaatatctaTAAGAGCAAGTACCTGAAGGAACAG GTTGAAAAATTCCACTTGTTGCTGGGTATTCCCCTCAACTGCATCTTCCTTGTGAAGAATTATGATAAGGAATTCAAAACAGATGATGACATTTCTGCTCCGATACTCCTCGCACTAAAGCAGATGATTTACTATGGAGAAGACTATCTCAACAGCCTGTAG
- the LOC108879675 gene encoding interferon-induced protein 44-like, translating to MGLESGSNRGVDVQDIRLAMKGHIKDGYKFNPASPISKDDRYYKKFPSLNDKVHVLVCVISAGTLSLMDEQSVTKMREVRLAARDMGLPQLAILTKIDEAGPEVKRDIKNVYKSKHLKELMGKLSASLGIPLNCIFPVKNYHSEIYIDDNIDSLILCALRQMIDFGEDFVNNL from the exons ATGGGCCTTGAGAGCGGCTCAAACAGAGGGGTTGACGTGCAGGACATCAGACTGGCCATGAAGGGACACATAAAAGATGGTTACAAA TTCAACCCTGCTTCTCCAATATCCAAGGATGATAGATACTACAAGAAATTCCCAAGTCTAAATGACAAAGTTCATGTGCTGGTTTGTGTGATTTCTGCTGGCACATTAAGTTTAATGGATGAACAATCTGTGACAAAGATGAGGGAGGTCAGACTTGCAGCCAGAGACATGG GGCTTCCCCAACTGGCCATTCTCACCAAAATTGATGAAGCTGGTCCTGAGGTCAAGAGAGATATAAAAAACGTTTACAAGAGCAAGCACCTGAAGGAACTG ATGGGGAAATTAAGTGCGTCGCTGGGTATTCCACTGAACTGCATCTTTCCTGTGAAGAACTACCACTCAGAAATCTACATTGATGACAACATTGATAGTCTGATTCTGTGCGCACTGAGACAGATGATTGACTTTGGTGAGGACTTTGTCAACAACCTGTAG